The window AGGATAAATCCTACGATCGTAAATGGGATCGGTGAAACCCCCTTGCTCATGGCCTTCCCGATGACCGGCATCATGAATACCCCGATCAGGGTGGGGAAGAGCAGGGATAGACCTGTTTCCAGGGGAGTATAACCTAATACCCTTTGGGCCAATACCGGGTACACAAATACCGATGTAAACAATCCCAGACCGGCCACGAAGGTGAAGAGGGTGGTGAAGGCATAGCTTCGGTTGTTCATCACCTTTAGGTTGACAACAGGATGTGGTGTGGTCAATTCCCGCCAGATAAAACCCACTACTCCTACTATGGCAATGATGGCACTTATCCTGATGGTGTCACTGGCAAACCAGTCTTCTGACTCACCACGTTCCAGCACATACTGCAGGCATCCGATACCCGCCATCAGCAAGGCGATCCCCATATAGTCGATCTTGATGCTTTCCTTCTTCTCGCCCTCGCCTTCCTTTTTATCAATGAAGGTGATGGAGAGCAAGGTGGCGATGATACCGATGGGGATATTGATCATGAAGATCATGGGCCAGGAAAAATTATCGATCAGGTAACCACCCACTGTTGGACCAAGGGTCGGACCCAACACCAATCCCATCCCGAACAGGCCGGAGGCCATCGGGCGGTCTTCAGGAGCAAAAGCATCGAACAGGATGGCCTGGCTGGTGGACAACAATGCGCCACCACCGATACCCTGCACAAAGCGCCATGCTGTGATCTCCATGAGCCCTGTTGATTCCGCACACATATACGATGCTGCGGTAAATATGATCATGGAGGCGATATAATAATTCTTCCTGCCAAAGTACTCGGCAAGAAAGCCGGTCATGGGGATGATGATCACGTTGGCAATGGCATAGGCCGTTATCACCCAGCTCACATCTTCAATGTTCACCCCAAGGCTGCCGGCCATTTCATTCAGGCCAACGTTAACGATAGATGTATCGATCAACTCCATCACAGCTGCTGTCACCGTGGTCAGCACTATGATGAACTTGGCGAATCCTTTTGGACTTGACATAGGTTTACTTTAAGGGAACACTCACTTCAGCACTCAAACCGGCACGCAGGACCTGCTTGTATTGATCCGCATCATTGATGGCGATCTTTACCGGCACACGCTGTGTCACCTTTACGAAATTGCCGCTGGCATTATCAGGGGGGAGAAGGGCGAAACGCGCCCCGGTAGCCTCACTCAGGCTTTCAATGGTTCCCTTCAGTTTGAGTTCATCATAGGCATCCAGGGTAATATCCACCTGCTGGCCGGGATGAAGTTTCCTGATCTGGTTCTCCTTAAAGTTCGCCACGATCCAGTAGGTGGTATCGTTCACGATGGTGAACAAGGGCATACCAGCCTGTACATACTGGCCAACGGCAACATTCTTCTTACCGATCTTACCTGCCTGCGGCGCATATACCTTGGTGTAAGAGATCTTGAGTTCCTGCTGTTCGATCTGTGCCTTTCTCACTGCAATTCCTGCTTCGGCTTTCTTCACTGCAGCCTGCAATACAGCTATCCTGCTCTCTGCGGATGCCAGGTCGTTGTTGCTATTGTCCAGCTGCTTTACCAGTGTCTCATAGTTGAAGCGACTGTCTTCCAGCTGGCGCTGGGTGATGGCATTCTCTGCATAAAGGTTCTTATCGCGGCTGAAGTCCTTTTGCGCTTTCTCCAGCTTTACCCTGTTGATATCTATATTGCCTTTGTTTACCCTGAGGGAAACGAAGGCATTGTTCAGGGCAGCTTTCGCATTCTCCAGATCTGCCAATGCTGCATTATAATCGGCTTGCATCTGCAGGAGCTGCGTTTGTAATTCTGCATCGTCCAGTTCTACCACCAACTGGTTGGCCTTTACCGAATCAAAATCCTTGATGGCAATGGTCTTTACATAGCCTGCCACCCTCGGTAGAACAGGCACCAGTTGCGTTTCGATCTGGGCATTGTCGGTTGACTCATGCGTCAGGGCAAAGTTGATCTTCCTGTAGGCGAAGAAACCTACAGTCAGTAATACAACACTTAGAATGATCAGTCGGACAGGTGATTTCTTTTTTACTTCTTGTTCCATATATCACATTTGAATAGGTCTTAGTTCTTGTTTTGCAAATGGGCATGCATCATGTCTTTCAGGTGCAGCTTCACGCGCTCCATGAAAGAATCATCTTCATAAGGTTTAAAATCCGCCGGGGCATCGGTCATTTTGATCACCATGCAATCGTTGATCAATACCTGGTAAATGGTGCCGATGAGGGATGAGAGGGTCATTTCAATATCTACCTTCCTGAATTCGCCATCATCGATGCCTTTTTGGACGATATGCTTGATGATGCGCATGTTGCCAATGAAAATATTGGCCATGGTTTCATGGAAATGGGACCGTTGCTGTACTGTCATTTCACGCATAATGGTCAACGTGAAGCCCCTGTGTGAGAACAGCCTTTCCACATAGCTGTCGATGATCCGGTTGATTTTTTCAGCAGCACTAAGGGACTGGTCATCCATCAATTGTTGCAGCTTTCCTTTCAGGAAGGAAGCCCTGCGCTCAATCATTTTCTCAAACAATCCCTCCTTGCTGCCGAAATAATAATTGACCATGGCCACGTTCACATTGGCCAGTTGGCAAACCTCCCTTACAGAAGTACCTTCAAATCCCTTATTAAAGAACAATTGCTCGGCCGCTTCCAGGATCTGGTCACGCTTTTCAACCTTTTCGATTTTCCCTTCCATAAACATGCTTTTTATGCAACCGGGGACAAAATTAAACAGTTGTTTAAATTAAACGATTGTTTAAGATTGGATTTTTTTGTTACCGATTAGTTAAAGAAATTAAGTGCTTGTTTATCAAATAATTATTTAGAAACGGAAAAAACTGCTTAGTGTCGGGCCTGTCAAACGCTAAGGGTAAGCAATAAAAAACGCAGCCGACAAAGGGAAAATTCCCTGTCAGGCTGCGCTATGGGCAAGCAAACAAAGATGCTATTTTACCTGGACCAGACCTTCTGGCCGTCTACCCAGGTCTCGAGGACCTTGACCGCGGTGATCTGCCCCGGTTGCTGTTGCAGGGGATCACGGTCCAATACCACCAGGTCAGCGAGATGACCTTCTTTCAGTGACCCAAAATCAGGGGCCACACTTATCCTGGCCGCATCAGCCGTATAGGCTTTCAGTGCTTCTGCAATACTGATGCTTTCCTGCGGCGCAATCGAATCCCCTTCATTATTCTTCCGGGTAACAGCCGCCTCTACCCCCTTCATGGGGTTGAAGTCCTTCACCACCGGTGCGTCCGAGGAAAGTGCCACCAATACACCGCTGTCCAGGACAGACCGAACCGGGTAACAATGATCGAGATAGTGTTGGTCAAGGTACCTGATAAAATTCTTTCCCAATTCACTCAGGAAAACAGTTTGCATGGAAGTAGCTATATTATTAGCGGCCATCAGGTCAAGGTGTCGCTGTTCCGGTAAACCCAGGTGCTCGATCCGTTTGATCAATTGGGGGAAGGATTGGTGCAGTTGCCTGTAAATGTCCACCACGAAATCAATCGCAGCATCACCAATGGCATGGGTGGCCAGTCCCAGTCCCTTTTCCATGGCTGCTGTACAAAGTCCGATATACTGTTCGCGCTTCAGCCGCAACACACCCTGCTCCTGTGAATCCTTATAATGCCCCTTCAATGCAGCGGTCTTGCCACTCAGTCCACCATCACTGAAAAACTTCACGGTATTGACCTTGAAAAAACCGGAATCGAAATAATCAGGTACGGGATAGGGTTGTTCCCCACCATCCGGTAACAAGATGGGAATGGCATTCAGCCTGATGCCCAATTCATTCCTTCGATGCAGGTCATAATAGGCTTCAAGCAATAACGGATCAACAGCCGGATCCGTCACTGCAGTAACGCCGTAGCTGTATAACTCTTCCCTGGCCGCCTTCACCATGGTCTGTAATTCGGCAATGGTATAGGGAGGGATCTGGTTCGCCACTAATCCCAATGCAGTTTCAGAAAAGATACCATTCGGACGGCCATCACTGCCCTTGTACATCACACCACCTTCAGGAACAACAGTGTCCGCTGATATCCCACAACGTTCAATGGCGCTGGTATTGGCCACGGCAATATGGGCACAGGTGCGGATCACATAAACCGGCTTGTCCTTCACTACCTTATCCAGGTCAGTCCGCTCCGGCATCCTGCCATTCGCCCAACCGGCCTCATTGAAGCCCCTCGCTACGATCCAGGCCACATCAGGGAAAGCCCGATGGTAGTCACTGATCATGGACAACATCTCCTCCAAACTCCGCGCAGCACGAACATCGAGCATGAAGGTCTTCAGGTTACCTACCTTCCATACATGGATATGCGAATCATTCATGCCCGGCATCAGGGTCTTGCCCGACAGGTCAATAAGGTTGGCACCATCCTGCACAAATGATTGCAATGCATCAAACCTGCCAATAGCACTGATCCTGTTGCCCTCCACGACCAGCGTATCGGCACCCGGCTGGAATCCTTCATGGAAGGAAAGCATATTGGCATTATGGAAAACTGTAATTGACATGATTATTAGCGAATAATACTTTTATCGTTAGCAGATCCAAAGTTAACATCGGGGTCCCCTTTGGGAGTTGCCGTGTACCCACATTCTCACCTCAGCAGGGTCTCCCGCAGGGGACCCTGATGAATGGCAGGATGGTGTTCCATCGGGGACCCTCGAAGAGAACTCCTATGGTGTGATAATATGTAATAGCCCTTTGTCGCCCCCGTTGTGTCTTATGAAGAACAGGTAGTTAGAAGATGAGCTTAGCTGTTGGATGCATAAATTTTTCACCTTTTATACATCGGGGTCCCCTTCGGGAGACCCCGCTGAGGTTATAGGACCACATGTCCACATTTTCACATTTCCACATTTCCACATCTTCTCATCCTCTCACCTCGTCCGCCGTAGCTTCAGCGCAGGCGGGTATCATCCCCCTCTCCTCTCCTGGGCTCTGGCGATAGCGCCTTCCAATACTTCCAGGCCTTCTTTCAACTGCTCATCCGTGATCACTACAGGTGGCAGCAGCCGGATACAGTTACTATAGAGACCGGCGCGGATAAGGATCAATCCTTTTGAGGTGGCATCCTTGATCACTTCCATGGCAAATTCCATATCCGGTTCGCGTGTATCACGATCCTTTACAAACTCTACCAGCTGCATGGAACCAGCCCCACGAACATCACCGATGGCGCGGTACTTCGACTTCCACCCATTCATGGTGGAGCTAATGATCTGGCCTACTTCAATTGCCCTGTTCAGGAAGGCCTCACTCTTCAATTGTTTGATGGCCTCGATCGCTGCCACGCAAGCAACCGGGCTGCCACCATAGGTTCCACCTACACCGCCCAGGTGAGGCGCATCCATCATCTCGGCCCTACCTGTTACGGCACTGATGGGCATTCCTGCGCCAATCGATTTCGCACTCACCACAATATCCGGAACAACCCCTGTGTGTTCAATGGCAAATAATTTACCGGTCCTGCCCGCACCACACTGGATCTCATCGGCAATGAAAACGATACCATACTTATCGCAGAGCTCACGCAGCTTCTGCAGGAATGGTGTGGGGATAGGAAGGAACCCACCTTCACCCTGGATGGGTTCAATGATAATGGCCGCCAATGATTCAGGATCAACCTGCGCGATCATGGCACGCTCCAGGTTACGGATACAGAACTGGATGTATTGCTCCTCGCTCATCCCTTCTTCCTTCCGGTACATATTGGGTGCAGGAATACGGTAGATATCCGAAACGTAGGATCCAAAACCTTTCTTGAACAAGGCATACTTACTGGTAAGGCTTAATGTAAGCAACGTACGGCCATGGTAAGCACCTTCGAAACACAATACCGCATTGCGCTTGGTGTAATACTTGGCAATATTCACGGCATTCTCCACTGCTTCCGAACCGGAATTGGCCAGCAAGGTCTTCTTGGGGAAATCACCGGGGGTAACACTATTCAATAATTCCGCGAGTTCGATATAGGGTTCTATGGTCGTTACCAGTGAACAGGTATGGATATACTTGTCAACCTGCTCCTTGATGGCATTAACAACTTGCGCATTGCAATGACCAACATTGATCATACCGATACCACCGGCGAAATCGATCAACTGGTTGCCATCCACATCCCATACCAGGGCGCCTTCTGCGCGCTCCACCGCTACTTCGGTGGATTTGGCGAGTCCTGATGGCAGGGCATTCTTCCTCCTTTCCAGGATGGCTTGTCCTTTAGGTCCCGGGATAGCTGTCTTCAACTGAATATGTGCCATAGCATGAAATTTTACTGCTGTTAAATTATTTTGTCGATGTCTATTTTGATCAATACCCCATAATTACCACAAGCAGGATCGCTCAGGTATTCAGGTATGAGGGCGATGGGTTCAAACCCGATCTTCATCTGCGGGGTGATGGTGGGATCTGTCCGCTTTCCTTCCACCAACTCCTTGAAATATTGTTCACCACTGATCTGGTGGGCAACGGCACCATAACCATTCATCATACCCACAGTGATCTGTCCTTTCAATCCCAATGACCTGGCCACTTCATGCCTCGCACGGTAAAGGATACGGGCCAGGCCCTTGCCGCGGTAATCGGGATGTACGCCGATATCCAACCCATATAACCATTCGCCATTAGGGTCATGGTTCGTGAGCCAGCCACCCGCAATGGTTTCCTTGAACGTATGGTGGTAATGGGAAAAATCAAAATTGCTGCGCATGGTGGTGGTCATGCCCACTACTTTATCCCCATCCTTCACTACCAGTTGCCCTTCAGGGAACAGTTCAAGGTGACGCAGGTAATGCTTCGCCTTGATCAACTCGTCATCGGCCAGTGTAGGGAACACGATCTTCTGCAATTCCTCCAATTGCACCACATCCTCAGGCTGCATGCTTTGCACCACCAGGCCATTATCGAGTTCTTTGTAATAAGTTGTCTTCACTGTCATCATATCATAGTTTAAGCAATCGTATACCCCAGGAGGATATAGACGAGGCAGGTAAGGGTAAATGAGATCAGGGCAAAGGGTAACTGGGTGATGCCATGCTGGAAATTGTTGCATTCCGCCCCCTGCGCAGCAAGGATGGTAGCATCACTATAAAAACAGGCATGGGCCCCGAATGCACCGGCACTTACGATCGCACCAATACATAACCATACATTACAATCCAGTTCATGCGCCAATGGGATCACCAAAGGGATGGCGATGGCATACAAGCCCCAGCTGTTACCGGTTGTAAAGGATATCAGTCCGAGTGTCAGGAAAATGACCAGCGGCAGCCATTGTTTGCTGACCAAGGGCTCAACAGAACGGATCACATACTGGGTCATGCCCATCTGGTCACCGAGTTCTTTCAGTAAGTAAGAGAAAAGTAGCAGCACCAGTGCAAACAACATGCTCTTCATCCCTTCAATGGTACTTTCAGAAAGCATCTTGAATGAAGCCACTTTCTTAATGCTGAAATAGATAAGTGTTACCACCAGCGTAACAATGATCCCTTTCAGTGCATCCAGGTCGAAGTAAACGGTGGAAGCGATCAATACCACCACGGGCAGGATGAGGTACCAAATGCTGCCGGGCTTCGATTCATCATAGGCAGCTACATCTACCGCAAATTCTTCTGAATTATCAGGGATCAGCTGGCCGGTTGTTGCTGCGCGATGATTGGCCTGTTTCATCTTGCCGATCATCGGGACGATTCCCATCACGACCAACGGCACCATCAGGTACTGGATCCAGCCATAGGAAATATATGGTATGATGCCAAGGTAGGAAGCGATCCCCTTTCCTGCCGGCACCAGTTGGTTCTCTTCCAGCAGTTTGGCAATAAAGATCACCCAGGTAGAGATGGGTACGATCACGCAGATGGGAACGGCTGTTGAACTCACCACAAATGCCAGCATCTCCCTCGACACGCGGTAATGATCGGTGAGTTTCTTCATGGTAGTTCCGGTAGTCAGTGCATTCAGGTAATCATCCACAAACAGGAAGGTCCCGAATCCCCAGGTGGTGAGCAATGACTTCTTCCTGCTCCCCACAAAGCGCAGCATGTATTCGCCAAATGCCTTCACCCCGCCGCTCCTGATCATCAACTGGATGAGCGCGCCGTATAAACTGCACACCATGATCACCCAGACCATCAGGTCATTCTTCATCACCTTGGTGAAACCATCGATGATGGCATTGAAGAAATTCCATTTGCCCACGATAATAAATCCCACCAGGCATCCAATGACCAGGGGCTCTAAAGAAAGCCTTGTCTTCAGCGCGATGGCTACCACCACCAGGGGTGGCACCAGTGATATGATTCCGTAATCGGTCATTGACCAGTTGATTGGTAATTATTCATTTGTTTGACTGGATAGAACAGGATCAAAGACCACCGATGCTGACCAGTTTCTTTTCCATGTACTCGAACAATCCTTCGCTTCCACTCTCATGGCCCTGGCCACTGCTCTTCCATCCGCCAAACGGCGACTCCGTTCCATGCGGCGCCCACTCATTGATGCCCACCATTCCAAACTCCAGCCTTTCCGATGCATGGATGGCTGTACGCAGGTTGTTGGTGAAGACATAAGCCGCCAGGCCATATTCAGTATCATTAGCCTTCGCGATGGCATCATCCAGGTCGGAGAAGGAGAATAACGGTAAGATGGGACCGAAGATCTCATTGCGGGCGAGTGAGGAGGACTGGTCCAAACCAGCGACAACAGCCGGCTGGATGAAATAACCCTTATCCTTATGCACCGGGACATGACCTCCGGTCAGGATCTTCGCATTTTCAGATTTAGCTTTCTCCAGCAATTCCATTACACTATCCCTTTGCTTCCGGGTGATCAGGGGACCAACATTTACGCCTTCTTCCAGGCCACCGCCAACTTTCAGGTTGGACACATAAGCCGCCACTTTCCCTGCGAACAGGTCGAAGATCCTTTCGTGTACGTAGAACCTTTGCGGAGCAATGCAGACCTGGCCATTGTTCCTGAAGCGGGCAATGGCCGCAACTTTTGCTACCGCATCAACATCCACATCATCAAATATGAGCACAGGTGCATTTCCCCCCAGTTCGAGTGCTAGCTTGGTATGGGTGCGTGATGCCCCATCCATCAGGATCTTACCCACCCTGGTGCTGCCAGTAAAACTGATCTTCTTCAATTTCGGATGGTCAAGCATGGCCTGCCCAATGGAGGAGGACTCACCGGTCAGCACATTCAGTACGCCAGCCGGCAAACCTGCCTGCTCCAATGCCTTCACCATATGGTAACCACTGAGTGGGGTACTTTCGGAAGGCTTGGCCACAACGGTACAACCGGCTGCCAGGGCAGCAGCCCATGCACGTGCCGGATTATAGGCCGGGAAATTCCATGCCGTGATCACGCCAATGACACCCATTGGTTGCCAGATCACCGAACTGCGCTTGTCAAGCCGGTTGGTCGGGATCACTTTTCCATAGGCTCGCTTGCCTTCTTCCGCATACCATTCAAACAGGTTGGCAGCAACAGTCCATTCTCCCTTTGCTTCCAACAAGGGCTTACCGCTTTCCATCACCATATCGCGGGCAAGTGTTTCGATATGCTCCCGGATATAGTTGGCGGCCTTCTTCAGGATCTCAGCCCTGGTATAGGGTGTGGTCTTGCTCCAGCTGTGGAAGGCCTGTTCTGCGACATCAATGGCGGCATGGCAATCCTTACCATTACCATAACTCAGCACTGTGATCAGCTCTTCGGTTGCGGGGTTGATCAGCTCGTGGGTACCGCCGTCAATGGCATCTACCCACTGGCCATTTATGTATTGCTTATTCATGTTAGTAATTGGCTTGCATTATTTGGTCAATGATTCCAGTCCGGCCTCAATGATATCAAGGCCCTTATGCAACAATTCATCACTGATGATCAGTGGACTCAATACCCTGATGATATTACCGTTCACACCAGCGCTGATCACGATCAGTCCATGGTCTGCACAATAGGAGATCAGCTTCTTGCAGAGATCAGCATCCGGGGCGAAGGGATCGCCATTCTTAACGAGTTCGAAGGCCATCATCGCACCCAGTCCCCGCACGTCGCCAATAGCCGGGAAACGCTGTTTCATGGCATTGAAGCGGTCGCGTACGATCTCCCCAACCCTTTCTCCCAGGGCATTGATATCGATCTCCTCCATATACTTAATGGTGGCGATAGCTGCCGCACAACAAACGGGGTTTCCGGGATAGGTGCCGCCAATGGTGGAAGGCTTACAGGCATCCATGATCGAAGCTTTACCGATCACGCAACCGATAGGCATTCCGCTACCCATGCTTTTTGCCCAGGTGGATAGATCAGGAACGATATCGTAATGCTGGTAGGCAGCCCATTTACCGGTACGACCGAAACCACTCTGCACCTCATCAAGGATGAGCAGGATGCCATACTTATCACAGATCTCCCGCAAGCCCTGCAGGTATTTCCTCGGGGCCACATTGAAACCACCCTCCCCTTGCACCGGTTCGATGATGATGGCCGCCACCTGTTCAGCCGGCACATTGGTATGGAAGAACTCTTCCAGCTCACGCAAATGGATATCCGAAAACTCATCCAGGTTCAGTCCGCTGCCATTCCGGTAATAATCAGGGAATGGAATGCGGTATACTTCCGGGGCAAAGGGACCGCATCCAAGTTTATAACCGACCTTTGAGGTCAGGGTCATGGCCATCATGGTACGGCCATGGAAGGCCCCGCCAAAGCAGACGATGGCTTGCCTGCCGGTAGCCTGCCGCGCGATCTTGATGGCATTCTCCACACTCTCCGCACCTGAATTGGTCAGCATTACCTTGGTGTGGTCACCATGCGGGAAAAGCGTCGCCAGTTTCTCGGCCAGTTGCATATAAAGTTCATAGGTCGCCACATTGAAACTGCAATGGATCAGGTTGGCCGCCTGTTTAGCAATGGCGTCCACCACCGGTGCCGGGCAATGCCCTGCATTCACCACACCGATACCCCCTGCAAAGTCGATCATCTCCCTGCCATCGGCATCATAAATGACCGCGCCCTTGGCACTCACTGCCGTTGATGGATTAAAGATCCCGATCGCATTGGGAACGAATTGCCTTCTGCGATCCAGTATTTGTTGCGATTTGCTCATTGTAGCTTCCATGATTTTCTGCTTTTCAATTCTTTTATTAATACCGGTTATCTATAACCGAAATCAAGCCTCTACGGCGATGGTCTTCTGGTTAACGAATTCAAGGATACCCTGCCTGCTCAGCTCCCTGCCATAGCCCGATTTCTTGATGCCACCAAATGGCAGGCGAGGGTCACTTTTCACGAGGGAGTTGATGAACACAGCTCCTGTTTCGATCTGCCTGGCAAGGGCCACACCCTTTTCCAGGTCGCCGGTCCAGATGCTGCCTCCCAATCCGTAACGGGAATCATTGGCGAGGGCGATGGCTTCTGCCTCATCCTGTGCCACGATAACTGCGGCCAACGGGCCAAATGTTTCTTCATCGAAGGCTGGCATGCCTTTTTGCACATTCAGCAATAAGGAAGGACTGAACTGGCATCCACTGACCTGCCCTCCGTGCACCAGTCCTGCCCCCTTCGCAACCGAACCCTGCAGTTGCTTTTCAAGGCTCTGTGCCAGGTCGAGCCGGGCCATTGGTCCTACCTTGACAGTTGGGTCAAATGGGTCACCATACTTATAGGCGTTGATACCTGACTCCAATTCATGGATGAAATCATTCAGGGCATCCTTCAGTACGATGAATCGCTTGGAGCCGATGCAGGACTGTCCCGCATTCAGCAAACGCGATTGCAAAGCGGTAGCCGCCGCCTTCTGCATGTTGGCATCGGGCAATACGATCAATGCGTCCGAACCACCCAATTCAAGGACCGATGTCTTAATATGCTTACCTGCCAGGGCAGCCACCGAACTACCGGCCCTTTCACTGCCAGTCAGGGTAACGGCCTGTACGATATCAGCAGTAATGATCCTTTCTACCTCAGGGGTGTCGATGATCAGGGACTGGAAAACACCTTCGGGTGCACCTGCTTCCCTGAATATCCCCTCGATGGCCAGGGAGCAACCGCATACATTGGGTGCATGCTTTAGCAGGGTTACATTGCCTGCCATCAATGTTGGCGCGGCATAGCGGAACACCTGCCAGAAGGGGAAGTTCCAGGGCATGATGGCCAGTACCGCCCCGATAGGTTCATGGCTCACAAAGCTTCTCACGTAACCGGCCTCCAGCAATTCATCTGCAAGAAAGCCTTCCGCATGTGCTGCATAATATTCGCATACCCACGCACACTTCTCCACTTCACCAATGGCTTCCGGCAATACCTTACCCATTTCCTTTACGATCAGGGTTGCCAACTCCGACTTTTTATTGCGTAAGATGGCCGCAGCATTGATCAATACAGATGCCCTCTCACCAAAGGTCCTTCGCTTCCAATCCTTAAAGGCCATAGTGGAAAGCTCCAACGCTTTATTCAGCTGTTGCTCACCCATGAGTTCATAAGTGCCGATCAGCTGCTGGTCAAAAGGATTGATAGAATTAAATACTGCCATTATTTTTTAGTCTTTTATAGTCGCTTTTTCCACACCTATTTTTTCCGCGATGGCCCAGGCTGCCAACCTTCCGGTTTGCGCGGCACCATTCATGTAGCCCTGGAATTCACTGCTCACATGTTCACCCGCAAACAGGATGTTTCCAACCGGCTGCGCTTCCCATCCGGCGAGTGTACTCCACTGCCCCACCTTAAAAGAGCTATAGCCTGCCAAACTGAATGGGTTCTTGCCCCAGCAATACTTGATGGGATTCCCTGAGTAAGCAGCTGCGATTCCCGGGAACACCTTGTCGGCTGTTTGCAATACCGATTCTGCCAACGGACCTACCCTGGTCGCATTTACTTTCTCCGCAAATGCTCCCCCGCCAAACACAGAGAAACTTCCTTTATCCAGACTTTGCAAGTGGGTACTATCCCATCCTGATCCAAAGAAGCCATCTGTAAAGGTATAGCCCTGGAAATGCTGGTCCCGCCATGGTTTGGCCTTCATACCCATGATGAACTTGCAGCTGGTGCCATACCCTTGCTCATGGATGCATTTGCGTTTGCCTTCCGGCATTTCCACCTTCATCTCTATGTTGCGAAGTATGGAGAAGGGCAATGCCAGTATCACATGATCTGCCAACACCTGCTGCTGTTTACCCTTTCCTTCAAAATGCAGGCGGTACTGTCCATTCGGTCCTTCTTCCAGCTTCACCAACTTATGGGAATAGCTTACCTGCTTCGACAGCTTTGCGGTCAGGGCATGGGTCAGTGCCTGGCTTCCCCCCTTTATCTTCAATACTTCATGGTCATCGCCAAACATCCTGTATTTCCCATCCCCATTCTCCGGCGCGGTGAACATGATCAGGAAATTGATAGCAGATTGCTCTGATGCTTCCATGCCATACTCAC is drawn from Flavihumibacter rivuli and contains these coding sequences:
- a CDS encoding flavin monoamine oxidase family protein, producing the protein MPRHPLTIILQRAFESALRNSKGRKQGRVNNESRRKFIRNTALAAAGTVLVPPFIQAMPLATANKIAIIGGGIAGLNAAWQLKKLGIEATIYEASDRTGGRMFTMTGYFGEGLTTDIGGEFVDLTHKDIIGLVEELGLDFWDLRKDTLEPMVFHFSGQRLTEADLSKALEPYVLQMVKDIESLPEERSYATAEAFRHLDNQSILTYIRSIGMSGWIYDFINVVLTGEYGMEASEQSAINFLIMFTAPENGDGKYRMFGDDHEVLKIKGGSQALTHALTAKLSKQVSYSHKLVKLEEGPNGQYRLHFEGKGKQQQVLADHVILALPFSILRNIEMKVEMPEGKRKCIHEQGYGTSCKFIMGMKAKPWRDQHFQGYTFTDGFFGSGWDSTHLQSLDKGSFSVFGGGAFAEKVNATRVGPLAESVLQTADKVFPGIAAAYSGNPIKYCWGKNPFSLAGYSSFKVGQWSTLAGWEAQPVGNILFAGEHVSSEFQGYMNGAAQTGRLAAWAIAEKIGVEKATIKD